The Urocitellus parryii isolate mUroPar1 chromosome 6, mUroPar1.hap1, whole genome shotgun sequence genome includes a window with the following:
- the Clpx gene encoding ATP-dependent clpX-like chaperone, mitochondrial, with amino-acid sequence MSSCGACTCGAAAARLITTSLASAQRGISCSRIHIPVLGRFGTFETQILRQAPLRTFSETPAYFASKDGTNKDGSGDGNKKSVSEGSSKKSGSGNSGKGGNQLRCPKCGDLCTHVETFVSSTRFVKCEKCHHFFVVLSEADSKKSIIKEPESAAEAVKLAFQQKPPPPPKKIYNYLDKYVVGQSFAKKVLSVAVYNHYKRIYNNIPANLRQQAEVEKQTSLTPRELEIRRREDEYRFTKLLQIAGISPHGNALGASMQQQVNQQIPQEKRGGEVLDSSHDDIKLEKSNILLLGPTGSGKTLLAQTLAKCLDVPFAICDCTTLTQAGYVGEDIESVIAKLLQDANYNVEKAQQGIVFLDEVDKIGSVPGIHQLRDVGGEGVQQGLLKLLEGTIVNVPEKNSRKLRGETVQVDTTNILFVASGAFNGLDRIISRRKNEKYLGFGTPSNLGKGRRAAAAADLANRSGESNTQQDIEEKDRLLRHVEARDLIEFGMIPEFVGRLPVVVPLHSLDEKTLVQILTEPRNAVIPQYQALFSMDKCELNVTEDALKAIARLALERKTGARGLRSIMEKLLLEPMFEVPNSDIVCVEVDKEVVEGKKEPGYIRAPTKESSEEEYDSGVEEEGWPRQADAANS; translated from the exons gtaTTTCATGTAGTCGCATTCACATACCAGTTTTAGGAAGGTTTGGGACCTTTGAAACTCAGATTCTGCGCCAAGCTCCTCTAAGAACCTTTTCAGAAACACCAGCATACTTTGCCTCAAAAGATGGGACAAATAAAGATGGCTCTGGAGATGGAAATAag AAGTCGGTGAGTGAGGGCAGCAGTAAAAAATCAGGCTCTGGGAATTCTGGGAAAGGTGGAAACCAGCTGCGCTGTCCTAAATGTGGTGACTTGTGCACACATGTAGAGACCTTTGTGT catCCACCCGCTTTGTAAAGTGTgaaaaatgccatcatttttttGTTGTCCTATCTGAAGCAGACTCAAAGAAAAGCATAATTAAAGAACCAGAATCAGCTGCAGAAGCTGTAAAATTGGCATTCCAACAGAAACCTCCTCCTCCCCCTAAGAAG ATATATAACTACCTCGATAAATATGTTGTTGGCCAGTCATTTGCTAAGAAGGTGCTTTCAGTCGCTGTGTATAATCATTATAAGAGGATATATAATAATATCCCAGCCAATCTAAGACAGCAGGCAGAAGTTGAGAAGCAGACATCATTAACACCTAGAG AGTTAGAAATAAGAAGACGGGAAGATGAGTACAGATTTACAA aattgcttCAGATTGCTGGAATTAGCCCACATGGTAATGCTTTAGGAGCATCAATGCAGCAACAGGTAAATCAACAAATACCTCAAGAAAAACGAGGAGGTGAAGTATTGGATTCTTCTCATGATgatataaaacttgaaaaaagtaatattttgctgCTTGGACCAACTGGGTCAG gtAAAACCCTGCTGGCACAAACTTTAGCTAAATGCCTTGATGTCCCTTTTGCTATCTGTGACTGTACAACTTTGACTCAGGCTGGATATGTAGGTGAAGATATTGAATCTGTGATTGCCAAACTGCTCCAAGATGCCAATTATAATGTAGAAAAAGCACAACAAG GAATTGTCTTTCTGGATGAAGTAGATAAGATTGGCAGTGTGCCAGGCATTCATCAATTACGGGATGTAGGTGGAGAAGGCGTTCAGCAA GGCTTATTAAAACTACTAGAAGGCACAATAGTCAATGTTCCAGAGAAGAATTCCCGAAAGCTACGAGGAGAAACAGTACAAGTTGATACAACAAATATCCTGTTTGTTGCATCCGGTGCTTTTAATGGTTTAGACAGAATCATCAGcagaaggaaaaatgagaag TATCTTGGATTTGGAACACCATCTAATCTGGGAAAAGGCAGAAGGGCTGCAGCTGCTGCAGATCTTGCTAATCGAAGTGGAGAATCAAATACTCAACAAGACATTGAAGAAAAAGATCGGTTATTACGTCATGTAGAAGCCAGAGATCTCATTGAATTTGGCATGATTCCTGAGTTTGTGGGACGATTACCTGTGGTGGTTCCTTTGCATAGCCTAGATGAGAAAACGCTTGTACAAATACTAACCGAGCCACGAAATGCTGTTATTCCTCAATACCAAGCCTTATTTAGCATGGATAAg TGTGAACTGAATGTTACTGAGGATGCTTTGAAAGCCATAGCTAGATTGGCACTAGAACGAAAAACAGGTGCAAGAGGCCTTCGGTCCATAATG GAAAAATTGTTACTAGAACCAATGTTTGAAGTCCCTAATTCTGATATTGTATGTGTGGAGGTTGACAAAGAAGtagtagaaggaaaaaaggaaccaGGATACATTCG GGCCCCAACAAAAGAATCCTCTGAAGAGGAGTATGACTCTGGAGTTGAGGAAGAAGGATGGCCTCGCCAAGCAGATGCTGCAAACAGCTAA